A single window of Granulicella mallensis MP5ACTX8 DNA harbors:
- a CDS encoding ABC transporter permease, with protein sequence MANLSPFDIQARPNRLLMQAFSCLIFVVCIGLYMQTSISRHRENPEDRIVPSGHQLLAGIRSAVLEPAEEDDYIPADNASTWERVHHSMIWKDTVSSGRRFFISLFLLIPAVILALHIGLFPWFGAGFLRFVLFFDKIVALSLLPILFIVFGIDEWSKIALVVIGVAPTMILDVTQMVKAVPQEQIVKAFTLDANNFDVAYRVVFRQILPQVINSLRLNLKPMMLFLFAGEMIAASDGLAYRIAIMRRHMGMDIILPYVLWVAFLLFLIDFSLRVINRRLHPWFQA encoded by the coding sequence ATGGCGAACCTTTCCCCATTCGACATCCAGGCGCGGCCTAACCGGCTGCTGATGCAGGCGTTCTCCTGCCTCATCTTCGTCGTGTGCATCGGCCTCTACATGCAGACCTCGATCAGCCGGCACCGTGAGAACCCTGAAGACCGCATCGTCCCCAGCGGACACCAGCTTCTCGCCGGCATTCGTTCCGCTGTCCTTGAACCCGCGGAGGAGGATGACTACATCCCCGCCGACAATGCCTCCACGTGGGAGCGGGTTCACCACTCCATGATCTGGAAGGACACCGTGTCGAGCGGCCGTCGCTTCTTCATCAGCCTCTTCCTTCTGATTCCTGCCGTGATCCTCGCCCTTCACATCGGACTCTTCCCCTGGTTCGGTGCCGGGTTCCTGCGCTTCGTCCTCTTCTTCGATAAGATCGTCGCTCTTTCGCTTCTACCCATCCTCTTCATCGTCTTCGGCATTGACGAGTGGTCCAAGATCGCCCTTGTCGTCATAGGCGTCGCGCCCACCATGATCCTCGATGTAACCCAGATGGTGAAGGCCGTTCCCCAGGAGCAGATCGTCAAGGCCTTCACGCTGGACGCCAACAACTTCGACGTCGCCTACCGCGTCGTCTTTCGGCAGATCCTGCCGCAGGTCATCAACAGTCTTCGCCTCAACCTCAAACCCATGATGCTCTTCCTCTTCGCCGGAGAGATGATCGCCGCCTCCGACGGCCTGGCCTACCGCATTGCCATCATGCGCCGCCACATGGGCATGGACATCATTCTTCCGTATGTCCTCTGGGTTGCCTTCCTTCTCTTCCTCATCGACTTTTCTTTGCGCGTGATCAACAGGAGGCTGCATCCATGGTTTCAGGCTTGA
- a CDS encoding putative urea ABC transporter substrate-binding protein — translation MTKPRLFSLTCAMFLLLGILAPAAAQADTPTFTVGWSVYAGWNPYFYMQKSGILKKWADKYGITIKVQRFDYAASLDSFVAKNIDACTMTNMEALDMPAAAGVDSTAIIVGDYSNGNDAVLVRNGLNFSTLPRKPIMLVQKTVSEYLLERGMVLNGQQAQLSKLHLINTSDSDIVAAFLNNKSNQAVVTWKPLVSQIVGDKSVQSIFDSSKIPGEIMDLLVVRTELLNTPNGQKFAKAITGAWYETIQQVASGQAAAIKYSAAASGDSTDSYKEQLKTTALFATPKSAVDFTTSPDLQKKMDLVRQFCFTHGLLGQGIKSVDDVAIAYPNGAIQGKKDRVRFRFNAAYMQAAQQGKL, via the coding sequence GTGACCAAGCCGCGCTTATTCTCTCTGACCTGTGCGATGTTCCTGCTTCTGGGAATCCTTGCTCCTGCTGCCGCACAGGCCGACACACCGACCTTTACCGTTGGCTGGTCCGTCTATGCCGGTTGGAACCCCTATTTCTACATGCAGAAGTCGGGCATTTTGAAGAAGTGGGCCGACAAGTACGGCATCACCATCAAGGTTCAGCGCTTTGACTATGCGGCCTCACTCGATTCTTTCGTAGCCAAGAACATCGATGCCTGCACTATGACCAACATGGAGGCACTCGACATGCCGGCCGCCGCCGGTGTCGACTCCACAGCGATCATCGTCGGCGACTACAGCAACGGCAACGACGCCGTACTGGTACGCAATGGCCTCAATTTCAGCACGCTTCCCCGCAAGCCCATCATGCTGGTTCAGAAGACCGTATCCGAATACCTGCTGGAGCGTGGCATGGTGCTCAACGGTCAGCAGGCACAGCTCTCCAAGCTTCACCTCATCAACACCTCGGACTCCGACATCGTCGCAGCCTTCCTGAATAACAAGTCCAATCAGGCCGTAGTTACCTGGAAGCCTCTTGTCAGCCAGATCGTCGGCGATAAAAGTGTCCAGTCTATCTTCGACTCCTCGAAGATCCCCGGCGAGATCATGGATCTTCTCGTCGTCCGCACCGAACTGCTCAACACCCCCAACGGTCAGAAATTCGCCAAGGCCATCACCGGCGCCTGGTACGAGACGATTCAGCAGGTCGCTTCAGGACAAGCTGCTGCCATCAAGTACTCCGCTGCGGCCTCCGGAGACTCCACCGACTCCTACAAAGAGCAGCTCAAGACCACGGCCCTCTTCGCTACACCTAAATCCGCCGTGGACTTTACCACCAGCCCCGACCTTCAGAAGAAGATGGACCTGGTTCGCCAGTTCTGCTTTACGCACGGCCTGCTTGGCCAGGGCATCAAGTCCGTCGATGACGTAGCTATTGCCTATCCGAATGGCGCGATTCAGGGCAAGAAAGATCGCGTCCGCTTCCGCTTCAACGCGGCCTACATGCAGGCTGCACAACAAGGAAAGCTCTAG
- a CDS encoding ABC transporter ATP-binding protein, producing the protein MVSGLSTLEMTPPVNGARETKSLDTMTAAPARTATAIHIDDVSVSFPTGRKGCRTVLENISLDIEEGEFVVLLGETGCGKSTLLRLILGQDRPTSGRISVAGSLVQRVDARSSYVPQKYSLFPDRTVLENLAMGPETSKYHILGRLLPSFRAFRRQVREEALRQLSHMGLQASDAAKYPHQLSGGMQQRVAIAQALMMKSRVLLMDEAFSALDPATRSNLQRLLRTVWAETKPTVVFVTHNTAEALILGTRVIVLARQSREDHCGSRVALDMKLPASGMSLRNNGQQFLDLVEHVERFSRGDHHAPSADLNAANDPYESPNAFPSDGETL; encoded by the coding sequence ATGGTTTCAGGCTTGAGCACGCTCGAAATGACACCTCCCGTAAACGGCGCGCGAGAGACGAAATCTCTCGACACCATGACGGCTGCGCCTGCCCGCACGGCCACCGCTATTCATATTGACGATGTCTCCGTCTCCTTCCCCACCGGACGTAAGGGATGCCGCACCGTTCTGGAGAACATCTCGCTCGATATCGAAGAAGGCGAGTTCGTCGTTCTGCTCGGCGAGACCGGCTGCGGAAAGAGCACGCTGCTCCGCCTGATCCTCGGCCAGGATCGTCCCACCTCCGGTCGTATCTCCGTTGCAGGCAGTCTCGTGCAGCGGGTCGATGCCCGCTCCAGCTACGTTCCGCAGAAGTACTCCCTCTTCCCCGACCGCACCGTTCTCGAGAACCTCGCGATGGGACCGGAGACCTCGAAATACCACATCCTCGGTCGCCTGCTCCCCAGCTTCCGCGCCTTCCGTCGTCAGGTCCGCGAAGAGGCGCTTCGTCAGCTTAGCCACATGGGACTTCAGGCATCGGACGCCGCGAAGTATCCGCATCAGCTCTCCGGCGGCATGCAGCAGCGCGTAGCGATCGCGCAGGCACTCATGATGAAGTCTCGCGTCTTGCTGATGGACGAGGCTTTTAGCGCGCTCGATCCCGCGACTCGCTCCAACCTGCAACGCCTGCTGCGCACCGTATGGGCAGAGACCAAACCCACGGTTGTCTTCGTTACCCACAACACGGCTGAAGCTCTCATCCTCGGAACCCGCGTGATCGTCCTCGCTCGCCAGAGCCGCGAAGACCACTGCGGTTCGCGCGTTGCTCTCGACATGAAGCTTCCCGCCTCCGGCATGAGCCTGCGCAACAACGGCCAGCAATTCCTCGATCTCGTCGAGCACGTCGAGCGGTTCTCTCGCGGAGATCATCACGCCCCTTCTGCCGACCTCAACGCCGCCAACGATCCTTACGAATCACCTAACGCCTTCCCCTCAGATGGAGAGACGCTGTGA